Proteins from one Gossypium raimondii isolate GPD5lz chromosome 8, ASM2569854v1, whole genome shotgun sequence genomic window:
- the LOC105791089 gene encoding uncharacterized protein LOC105791089 yields the protein MAMASFAISIFSLATVAPTCKNYRPFLSQTTYSFKSISIRASSTSLDYSTPSSVNEQKAFKPTKTNYWEWKFKDNVIDVYYEEHEHESTGSQKNILMMPTISDVSTVEEWRGVAKDILERSGKLNLRATIVDWPGLGFSSRPKMDYDADVMENFVVDFINEISSSENDLLVFGGGHAATIVVRAAKKGLVKPKAIAAVAPTWAGPLPIVFGRDSSMQTRYGLLRGILRTPGAGWMMYNMLVSNEGAIQSQYKSHVYANPQNVTPAFVQSRYKLTTEKGSRYVPAAFLTGLLDPVNSRDEFLELFSGLEGKTPILVVSTEGSPKRSKAEMEALREARGVSKFVKVAGALLPHEEYPSMVAEELYKFLQENFEVNA from the exons ATGGCGATGGCCTCCTTTGCAATCTCCATATTTTCACTAGCAACTGTTGCTCCTACTTGCAAAAACTATAGGCCATTTCTCTCTCAAACCACCTACTCTTTTAAATCCATTTCCATTCGAGCTTCCTCTACTTCCCTGGATTACTCGACACCCTCTTCTGTCAATGAACAAAAAGCCTTCAAACCCACTAAG ACAAATTATTGGGAATGGAAGTTCAAGGATAATGTAATTGACGTGTACTATGAAGAGCATGAGCATGAAAGCACTGGTTCTCAGAAGAATATACTTATGATGCCAACAATATCAGATGTAAGCACTGTGGAAGAGTGGAGAGGTGTTGCTAAAGACATTTTGGAACGGTCTGGTAAACTCAATTTGCGAGCAACTATTGTTGATTGGCCTGGATTGGGGTTCTCTAGCAGGCCAAAGATGGATTATGATGCTGACGTGATGGAAAACTTCGTTGTCGACTTTATTAACGAGATAAGTTCCTCAG AGAATGATTTGTTGGTCTTTGGAGGTGGTCATGCTGCCACAATAGTGGTTCGGGCAGCAAAAAAGGGGTTGGTGAAGCCGAAGGCTATTGCTGCAGTCGCTCCAACCTGGGCTGGTCCCTTGCCTATCGTGTTTGGTCGAGATTCCAGTATGCAAACTAG ATATGGGCTGTTAAGGGGCATCTTAAGAACCCCAGGTGCTGGTTGGATGATGTATAATATGCTTGTGAGCAATGAGGGGGCAATTCAATCCCAGTACAAGTCTCATGTGTATGCAAATCCTCAAAATGTGACTCCAGCATTTGTTCAAAGCAGATACAAGTTAACAACAGAGAAAGGATCCCGATACGTTCCCGCTGCTTTCTTGACTGGTCTCCTTGACCCTGTTAACTCCCGTGatgagttccttgaactctTTTCTGGTTTGGAGGGGAAAACTCCCATTCTGGTCGTGTCAACTGAGGGATCTCCGAAGAGATCAAAAGCAGAGATGGAAGCTCTCAGGGAAGCAAGAGGAGTCAGCAAGTTTGTTAAGGTTGCTGGTGCTCTTTTACCACATGAAGAGTACCCTTCCATGGTGGCCGAGGAGCTTTACAAGTTTTTGCAAGAGAATTTCGAAGTCAATGCTTAA